The Fodinibius saliphilus genome segment ACATATACCGGGATTAATGAACAGCATGCTCATCTGAATATGCCCGCTACCTTTGCCTTCGTACGATCATTGCCAAATGCTCCCATTACGGTCAATTTTCATCCACCTCAAAAATCAGAGTGGAAAGTTGCGACCCAACTTAAGGCTGCTGAAGGTGAGTATAGGTTTATTGCGCCAAACTATGACTACTTTTTAGATAGCCCTACAGAGCTCAGCAACTTTATGATGACGGAGTGGGAGGCCCCACAGGACACGAGCGGTCAAAAGATACAGCTGGCCATTCATCACAATGGTACTAGGGAACAAGTTAATCGATATACTGATATGGCTAAGAAGGTTGTAGCTGAACAGGTTGCCATATATGAGGAGCCCGCAGATTTTGATTATGACCGTTACACTTTTATAGCTGATTATTTGCCGTATGTATTTGGGGATGGAATGGAGCACCGTAATTCTACCGTATTAACAAGTCGGCGTTCTTTGGAAGGTGACAACGCATTGAGAAACCTGTATACCCTGTCGCATGAATTTTTTCACAGCTGGAATGTGGAACGGTTGCGTCCAAATACTCTGGAGCCCTTCAATTTTATGGAAGCTAATATGTCGGGGGCTCTTTGGTTTGCCGAAGGTTTTACGAGCTATTATGACGATTTGACTATCCGGAGGACCGGGCTTATTTCAAATGAAAAATACGCCTCCGATTGGGCCGGTACGCTGAATTACGTACTTAACTCGCCTGGTAATAGCTATTATAACCCTATTGAGATGAGTATGCAGGCTCCCTTTGTAGATGCCGCAACATCTGTAGATGCTCAGAACAAAGTTAACACCTTTATCTCGTATTACTCCTGGGGAGCTGTTATTGGGTTAGGGCTTGATTTAACACTGCGCTCGGAATTTGAAGATGTTAACCTGGATGACTATATGCGTGCAGTTTGGAAACGATTTGGTAAAACAGAAAAACCATATACCATTGATAATTTGCAACAGACCTTGGCTGAAGTTACCGACAGTAGTGCATTTGCAAAGGATTTCTTTGGTCAGCATATCCGTGATGGAAGACAAGTAGCGTTAGCTCCACTTTTTGATAAGGCAGGTTTTGTACTACAAAAAGCGCATCCCGGTGAGGTGGCAATTAGCTTTGGTGCAACTATCGATTACGCTGATGGTGTGGCTACTATTTCCGGAAATACTCGTGTTGGTAGTCCTCTGTATAATGCGGGTTTGGATGTTAACGATCAGATACTTTCTGTGAATGGTAGCGAAATTAAGAATGCCAGGGATATGAACCGTATGTTACAATCCCATGAGCCTGGCGAAAAACTCTCAATTGCTTATCGTTCGGTAGGTCAGGAATATGATGCAGATATTGTATTGGCCGAAAACCCTGAGTTGGAGTTATTTCCCTATGAGCAGGTAGGAAAAGAATTATCAAACGAACAGAAAGCGTTTCGTGAGTCGTGGCTGGGGAGTAAAGTAAAATAGGCGGGATTTTACCTAAGGGTGAACAATTGTAAATCTATTTGGAACCTAGTTTTCGGCAAACTAAATTCGAAACAAATAAACATCCATAAAATAGGTGGACAAGACCTGTCCACAATGAACGATTGGTGATATGAATATAAAGAAATACCATCTCGGGTGTACCGTTTGGAGCCTGCGCGATTGGGTGGGCAATTTCTTTACCGATGATGCCCGGCAGGGAGATTATCTTAAACAGTATGCTTCCGTCTTTAATGCTGTTGAGGGTAATACCAGTTTCTATAATATCCCATCGAAAGAAATGATTAAGAAATGGAAGCGTGAAACTCCGGATGCTTTTAAGTTCTGTTTTAAATTTCATCGTTCTATTACCCATAACAAACAGCTGCAAGATGTAGAGGGGGATGTTAAACGTTTTTTAGAAACATTTGATCCTATTGCTGATCGCTTGGGGCCTTTTTTTATTCAGCTCCCTCCACAGTTTTCACCGCAGCAATTTTCCCATCTCGAACAGTTGCTGAAAATACTACCCAGTGTCTACAGCTACGCAGTTGAAGTTCGTCACCCAGAATTTTTCGACCACGGGCGTGAGGAACACCGTCTTAACCGATTGCTAAAAACCTACAGCATCGATCGTGTGATTTTTGATACGCGTAAACTGCATGAAATGCATTCGAATGAGACATCGATATTAGAATGCCAAAAGAAAAAGCCTGAGGTGCCGGTACGGTTTGTTAATACAGCCTCGCGGCCTGTTGTACGTTTTGTGGGAAGTAATGACCCCATTGCCAATAAATCGTATCTCAAAGAATGGGCAATTGTGGTGGCCGACTGGATTAAAGAGGGATTACATCCATATGTGTTTACACATTCTCCGGATAAAGTAAGTCAGCCATCTATCGCCAAGCTATTTCATCAGCTACTTTCAGACCTTATTGATATTGATCCGATGCCCGCCTGGCCGATAGATCGGCAAGATAAACAGCTGGATCTGTTTTAGGTTATGTTCTCTTCTAATATTGAGAAGGTGATAAAGGCACTAATTATTCGTATATTTACGGGCTTTTAAGAATCCAGAAATTGATAACAAATGCCCGAGTCCGATACGCTAACAGAAAAACAGCAAGAAATTATAGAAGAGGCAAAGCGTCGCCGTACCTTCGCGATTATCTCGCACCCCGATGCCGGTAAGACAACCCTTACCGAAAAGTTACTTCTTTATGGAGGAGCCATTCACGAGGCGGGGTCTATTCGTCAGCGTAAGGCCAACCGTTATGCAGCCTCCGATTGGATGGCAATTGAGAAAGAGCGTGGTATCTCTGTAACCTCATCGGTGCTGCGCTTTGAAAAAGATAATATCAAGTTTAATCTGCTGGATACCCCAGGCCACAAAGATTTTTCCGAGGATACCCTGCGCACCCTGGTAGCTGCAGATACCGCACTCATGGTTATTGATGTCGCCAAAGGGGTTGAGGAACAGACTGAAAAACTATTTGAAGTTTGTAAGATGCGGGAGATTCCCATTATTACCTTTGTGAACAAGTGTGATCGACCCGGTTTAGAGCCATTGGAAGTTATTAGTAATATTGAAAACCAGCTTGGTATAGATCCAGTACCCGCTTCTTGGCCGCTGGGATATGGGAAAGATTTTCAAGGGATATATGATCTTATTGGTAAAAAGCTTCATCTGCAGAAAAAAGAAGATCACGGAGCTAAAAAGGCAGAAACAGAGGTCTATGATTTAGAAGAAGGCC includes the following:
- a CDS encoding M61 family metallopeptidase, with product MKKTIVAVCTLMLSVGCIPKEEQNPNITYDVHFDNAEHHEAKISLTLENLLPGPVTVSMSRTSPGRYALHEFAKNVYSVTAVDGQGDTLEVSRPDLHNWKVSGHDGTLTFNYTLYGRHADGTYTGINEQHAHLNMPATFAFVRSLPNAPITVNFHPPQKSEWKVATQLKAAEGEYRFIAPNYDYFLDSPTELSNFMMTEWEAPQDTSGQKIQLAIHHNGTREQVNRYTDMAKKVVAEQVAIYEEPADFDYDRYTFIADYLPYVFGDGMEHRNSTVLTSRRSLEGDNALRNLYTLSHEFFHSWNVERLRPNTLEPFNFMEANMSGALWFAEGFTSYYDDLTIRRTGLISNEKYASDWAGTLNYVLNSPGNSYYNPIEMSMQAPFVDAATSVDAQNKVNTFISYYSWGAVIGLGLDLTLRSEFEDVNLDDYMRAVWKRFGKTEKPYTIDNLQQTLAEVTDSSAFAKDFFGQHIRDGRQVALAPLFDKAGFVLQKAHPGEVAISFGATIDYADGVATISGNTRVGSPLYNAGLDVNDQILSVNGSEIKNARDMNRMLQSHEPGEKLSIAYRSVGQEYDADIVLAENPELELFPYEQVGKELSNEQKAFRESWLGSKVK
- a CDS encoding DUF72 domain-containing protein; this translates as MNIKKYHLGCTVWSLRDWVGNFFTDDARQGDYLKQYASVFNAVEGNTSFYNIPSKEMIKKWKRETPDAFKFCFKFHRSITHNKQLQDVEGDVKRFLETFDPIADRLGPFFIQLPPQFSPQQFSHLEQLLKILPSVYSYAVEVRHPEFFDHGREEHRLNRLLKTYSIDRVIFDTRKLHEMHSNETSILECQKKKPEVPVRFVNTASRPVVRFVGSNDPIANKSYLKEWAIVVADWIKEGLHPYVFTHSPDKVSQPSIAKLFHQLLSDLIDIDPMPAWPIDRQDKQLDLF